The following proteins come from a genomic window of Pristiophorus japonicus isolate sPriJap1 unplaced genomic scaffold, sPriJap1.hap1 HAP1_SCAFFOLD_91, whole genome shotgun sequence:
- the LOC139257756 gene encoding probable G-protein coupled receptor 139: MSLGYLIKLKILWALNDVQKIYYPILAAVGVPLNVVTIAILSRGKCGLSKCVTHYLVAMATADLLVVIIDLILRQIPIVYRDQFLFLLNVRICNIHAILLYAATDCSVWFTVTFTFDRFVAICCQKLKLKYCTEQTATVVLGTVTVLSCLRNIFWYFLYTSQYWLSNIPWFCRVLSSVSRSLVWTIVELMHYILTPFIPFILILLFNALTVRHILVSSRARSRLRGQSSGESPSDPEMENRRKSMIVLFVISGNFILLWVVFMVCSILRRLDYLGYPVSLPTFVPEIGFMLQLLSCCTNTFIYAVTQRKFREELRNGVKYPLTMVVKLI; this comes from the exons ATGTCTCTTGGTTACCTGATCAAACTCAAGATTCTCTGGGCGCTTAATGATGTACAAAAAATTTACTACCCCATCTTAGCTGCTGTCGGTGTCCCAC TTAACGTGGTGACGATTgcgatcctgtctcggggaaagtgcggtctctccaaatgtgtcactcactacctggtggccatggcaacggcggatctactggtcgtgatcatcgatctgatactgaggcagattccTATTGTTTATCGGGATCAATTTCTTTTTCTGTTGAACGTTAGAATATGTAATATTCATGCTATCCTGCTTTAtgcagccacagattgttctgtctggttcacggtcactttcaccttcgatcgatttgtggccatttgctgCCAGAAGCTGAAATTGAAATATTGCACGGAGCAAACAGCGACTGTGGTTCTAGGAACAGTGACAGTGCTGAGCTGTCTGaggaacattttctggtattttctgTATACAAGTCAATATTGGCTGTCCAACATTCCATGGTTTTGCCGCGTGTTATCAAGTGTATCTCGTTCACTAGTCTGGACTATCGTTGAATTAATGCATTACATTTTAACACCTTTTATTCCATTTATTTTGATTCTACTGTTCAATGCTTTAacggtcagacacattttagtgtccagcagagcccgcagtagactccggggtcagagcagtggcgagagccccagtgacccagagatggagaaccgaaggaaatcgatgATTGTACTGTTTGTTATATCGGGGAATTTCATACTGTTATGGGTGGTGTTCATGGTCTGTTCTATATTGAGACGATTGGATTACTTGGGATACCCTGTTTCTCTGCCCACATTTGTACCGGAAATTGGcttcatgctccagctcctgagttgctgcacgaacacttttatttatgcagtgacccagaggaaattcagagaggagttgaggaaTGGAGTGAAGTATCCCCTTACAATGGTGGTAAAGTTAATTTGA